A genome region from Gadus chalcogrammus isolate NIFS_2021 chromosome 5, NIFS_Gcha_1.0, whole genome shotgun sequence includes the following:
- the enpep gene encoding glutamyl aminopeptidase, which yields MMERMDQDEPVKPHCIRGKHVAFICLAVVASAVAVGLGVGLSRPPCSVIDPSAEPPEPTTGPVPPPVQRGPCTPSNDSTGGWRDFRLPDYVKPVHYDLHLLPDLITDVYHGSVAIHLEVSRPTRHLWLHIRETFVTAVPRLQLVTQGGQKEVGVKACFEYKPQEYVVVEATEELPATGPGEMYILSLDFRGWLNGSVVGFYRVIYTEDGIVKKIAATDHEPTDARKSFPCFDEPNKKSTYQISITHDHTYKALSNMPQKGTREALPNNKMKTTFEKSVPMSTYLVCFAVHQFHHVERISAKGVPLRIYAQPSQIRTADYAASTTKIIFDYFEEYFNMTYSIGKLDKIAIPDFGTGAMENWGLITYRENNLLYDEEESSSYNKQRVASVIAHELVHQWFGNIVTMDWWDDLWLNEGFASFFEYIGVEKAEPTWGMRDIMLISDVLPVMVDDALLSSHPIIVNVSTPAEITSVFDGISYSKGASILRMLEDWMGKDNFRDGCRKYLKDNQFKNAKTEDFWASLASVNGLPVAEVMDTWTKQMGYPVLDLLISGRVATLTQKRFLLDPKADPSQPPSPLGYKWTFPVKAKVLSSDVNITSMFNKTSSSLVISNSTSGELIKVNNNYVGFYRVNHDKDMWMEISLQFQTNHLVFDAADRTGYVDDVFALARAGLVDYGTAFNLTKYLVSEEDYIVWDRLASSIAYVRDMLSDTTLYPTFQKLFRNLVFPISTQLGWKDDGTQTQTERLLRETVLGIACQMEDPIATAQASEFFDQWIVGNISRVSVNLRLLVYRYGMRNSGTEDKWNVMFQKYKDSTLAQEKDKLLYGLASVKDVNLLYKLLEATKDESVMRSQDLFTVVRYVSLNPLGSSMAWDWATLNWDYLVNRYTINDRNLGRLLSRITTTYNTEVQLWKMEHFFKLRPNAGAGEMPRKQALETVRNNIEWIRTNKEAIRLWLETNVE from the exons ATGATGGAGCGCATGGACCAGGATGAGCCGGTCAAGCCCCACTGTATTCGTGGTAAGCATGTAGCCTTCATCTGCCTAGCTGTCGTGGCTTCTGCCGTGGCTGTGGGTCTGGGTGTGGGTCTCAGCCGCCCCCCGTGCTCTGTAATCGACCCCAGCGCAGAGCCTCCAGAGCCCACCACCGGGCCTGTACCGCCACCCGTCCAAAGGGGACCATGCACGCCCTCGAATGACTCCACCGGGGGCTGGAGGGATTTCCGTCTCCCTGATTACGTGAAGCCTGTGCATTACGACCTCCATCTGCTGCCCGACCTGATCACGGACGTCTACCACGGGAGCGTGGCAATCCATCTGGAGGTGAGCCGGCCCACCCGCCACCTGTGGCTCCACATCCGGGAGACGTTTGTCACAGCAGTCCCAAGGCTGCAGCTGGTGACCCAGGGAGGTCAGAAGGAAGTGGGGGTGAAGGCGTGCTTTGAATACAAGCCCCAGGAgtatgtggtggtggaggccacAGAGGAGCTGCCCGCCACTGGTCCGGGGGAGATGTACATCCTTAGCCTGGACTTTCGTGGATGGCTCAATGGGTCGGTGGTTGGGTTCTACAGGGTCATCTATACAGAAGATGGGATTGTCAA AAAGATTGCAGCGACCGATCACGAGCCTACGGATGCCCGCAAGTCGTTCCCTTGCTTCGATGAACCCAACAAAAAGTCTACATATCAAATCTCCATCACACACGACCATACTTATAAAGCTCTCTCCAACATGCCACAAAAG GGGACGAGAGAAGCACTGCCCAACAACAAAATGAAAACCACATTTGAGAAGTCGGTACCAATGAGTACTTATCTAGTTTGTTTTGCTGTGCACCAATTTCACCATGTGGAGAGAATTTCTGCAAAAGGCGTTCCA CTAAGAATTTATGCCCAGCCGAGCCAGATCAGAACAGCAGATTACGCAGCCAGCACCACCAAAATAATCTTTGACTATTTTGAGGAATATTTCAACATGACGTACTCCATAGGAAAACTAG ATAAGATCGCCATCCCTGACTTTGGGACGGGTGCCATGGAAAACTGGGGCTTGATCACTTACCGAGAGAACAACCTGCTGTACGACGAGGAGGAGTCTTCCTCCTACAACAAGCAGAGGGTGGCGAGCGTCATCGCCCACGAGCTGGTCCATCAG TGGTTTGGAAACATCGTGACCATGGATTGGTGGGATGACCTGTGGCTGAACGAGGGCTTTGCTAGTTTCTTTGAGTACATCGGCGTAGAGAAGGCTGAACCTACCTGGGGAATG CGCGATATCATGCTCATTAGCGACGTGCTGCCGGTCATGGTAGACGACGCCCTATTGTCCTCTCACCCGATCATTGTCAACGTATCCACACCTGCAGAGATCACCTCCGTGTTCGATGGCATATCATACAGCAAG GGGGCGTCTATCCTGCGGATGCTGGAGGACTGGATGGGAAAAGACAACTTCAGAGATGGCTGTCGG AAATACTTGAAGGATAACCAGTTTAAGAATGCCAAGACTGAGGACTTCTGGGCATCGCTTGCTAGT GTGAATGGGCTGCCCGTTGCAGAGGTGATGGACACATGGACCAAGCAGATGGGCTATCCCGTTTTAGACCTTTTAATTTCAGGCCGCGTCGCCACTTTGACTCAGAAGCGCTTTCTCCTGGATCCAAAAGCCGACCCGAGCCAGCCTCCGTCACCTCTTGG CTACAAGTGGACATTTCCAGTTAAAGCAAAGGTTTTGAGTAGTGATGTCAACATAACTTCGATGTTCAACAAAACTAGCTCAA GTCTTGTTATTAGCAACTCTACGTCAGGGGAACTTATTAAAGTGAACAACAATTACGTTGGATTCTACAGAGTCAACCATGACAAAGACATGTGGATGGAAATAAGTCTACAATTTCAAACCAACCACTTG GTGTTTGATGCAGCGGATCGTACCGGTTATGTTGATGATGTTTTTGCACTGGCCAG GGCTGGCCTTGTAGATTATGGAACTGCTTTTAATTTGACCAAGTACTTGGTCAGTGAGGAGGACTATATAGTGTGGGATCGCCTGGCATCCTCCATCGCCTACGTCCGGGACATGTTGTCAGACACAACACTGTACCCTACATTTCAG AAATTATTTCGCAACCTTGTTTTTCCAATATCAACCCAACTTGGTTGGAAAGATGatggaacacagacacagacagaaag GTTACTGCGAGAGACCGTTTTGGGCATTGCTTGCCAGATGGAGGATCCTATTGCAACAGCTCAGGCATCAGAGTTCTTTGATCAGTGGATTGTTGGTAACATCAG TCGTGTATCGGTGAACCTGAGGCTGCTTGTCTACCGCTATGGGATGAGGAACTCTGGCACGGAGGACAAATGGAACGTTATGTTCCAGAAATACAAAGATTCTACATTGGCCCAAGAGAAGGACAAGCTGTTGTATGGGCTGGCATCTGTGAAGGATGTGAATCTTCTCTACAA GCTGCTAGAGGCCACTAAGGATGAGAGTGTGATGAGGAGCCAGGATCTGTTCACTGTGGTGCGGTATGTGTCCTTGAATCCACTGGGCAGCAGCATGGCCTGGGACTGGGCCACCCTAAACTGGGACTACCTAGTGAACAG atacaccattaacgACAGAAACCTGGGCCGCCTGTTGAGCCGAATCACGACTACTTACAACACAGAAGTTCAGCTCTGGAAG ATGGAGCACTTTTTCAAACTCAGACCCAATGCTGGTGCTGGGGAAATGCCCAGAAAGCAAGCCCTGGAGACGGTCAGGAACAACATCGAGTGGATCAGGACAAACAAGGAAGCCATTCGCTTATGGTTGGAAACCAACGTTGAATAA